One part of the Methylobacterium terrae genome encodes these proteins:
- a CDS encoding DMT family transporter: MLPRSTSPASAVLLAALGIGLLSLMDATIKGLSERYGVTGIAFARYAVGTLVMAMVLAALRPGWPSAETWRTNGLRAVLVVVTALCFFHGLSVLPLAEALALSFLSPIFIALFAALLLRERVRPPVWAGLIVGFVGVGIVVAGQIGSGDVGAAGPGRGGASAWGIAAILASALTYALSMVLLRARARHDPVVTIVAIQNAGPAAMLAAPAAWTWAPVAAPDWALLVLVGVLGVAGHLVLSRAYAKAEAARLAAMEYTALLWAIGLGYVAFGEVPGMATLAGAGLILAGSALAARR; encoded by the coding sequence ATGCTCCCCCGCTCCACCTCCCCCGCCTCGGCGGTGCTGCTCGCCGCCCTCGGCATCGGGCTCCTGTCGCTGATGGACGCCACCATCAAGGGCCTGTCGGAGCGCTACGGCGTCACCGGCATCGCCTTCGCGCGCTACGCCGTCGGCACCCTCGTCATGGCGATGGTGCTCGCCGCCTTGCGACCCGGATGGCCCTCCGCGGAGACCTGGCGCACCAATGGTCTCAGGGCGGTGCTGGTGGTCGTCACCGCCCTCTGCTTCTTCCACGGCCTGTCGGTGCTGCCGCTGGCCGAGGCGCTGGCGCTCTCGTTCCTGAGTCCGATCTTCATCGCGCTGTTCGCCGCCCTGCTGCTGCGCGAGCGGGTGCGGCCGCCGGTCTGGGCCGGGCTGATCGTCGGCTTCGTCGGGGTCGGGATCGTGGTCGCGGGCCAGATCGGGTCCGGCGACGTCGGGGCGGCGGGCCCGGGGCGCGGCGGGGCTTCCGCCTGGGGCATCGCCGCGATCCTCGCCTCGGCCCTCACCTACGCGCTGTCGATGGTGCTGCTGCGGGCGCGAGCCCGTCACGACCCGGTGGTCACCATCGTGGCGATCCAGAACGCGGGTCCCGCCGCGATGCTGGCCGCCCCCGCGGCCTGGACCTGGGCCCCGGTGGCGGCGCCGGACTGGGCGCTCCTCGTCCTCGTCGGCGTGCTCGGGGTCGCCGGGCACCTGGTGCTCAGCCGGGCCTACGCCAAGGCCGAGGCCGCGCGCCTCGCCGCGATGGAATACACCGCGCTCCTGTGGGCGATCGGCCTCGGGTACGTCGCCTTCGGCGAGGTACCGGGGATGGCGACGCTGGCGGGGGCGGGGCTGATCCTCGCCGGATCGGCGCTGGCGGCGCGGCGGTGA
- a CDS encoding magnesium transporter CorA family protein, which translates to MITLHGSDGVVAEGQACAARPLPAHGTWLDLDDPSEAETALAESVTGLAVPSRAALSEVQNSRRLNRRRDAFYLSTPMVSFRDDDLTLRPLGFVLTPERLLTIRFQPLAAFDTVKARQAERDGPASSVETFLALVEELVDRMADTLETTSDELDSLSTRVFTFDVSANGNARREASAPKRRDLALRRLLRAIGRRGKALAKLRASLLGFGRILPYVAGEAESWLKPEEKARFESLRLDVTSLDEFETRLSETVQFLLDATLGLINMEQNNTFRVLTVVSVIGIPPTLMASVYGMNFKHMPELDWAWGYPYGLAVIAASALVPAVYFKLRGWF; encoded by the coding sequence ATGATCACGCTGCACGGCTCCGATGGCGTCGTCGCCGAGGGGCAGGCCTGCGCGGCGCGGCCTCTGCCCGCCCACGGCACCTGGCTCGACCTCGACGACCCGAGCGAGGCCGAGACGGCCTTGGCCGAGTCGGTCACCGGCCTGGCCGTCCCCTCCCGGGCGGCCCTGAGCGAGGTGCAGAATTCCCGCCGGCTCAACCGGCGCCGGGACGCCTTCTATCTCAGCACGCCGATGGTCTCGTTCCGCGACGACGACCTGACCTTGCGCCCGCTGGGCTTCGTGCTGACGCCGGAGCGCCTCTTGACCATCCGGTTCCAGCCGCTCGCCGCCTTCGACACCGTCAAGGCGCGCCAGGCCGAGCGCGACGGGCCAGCCTCCAGCGTCGAGACGTTCCTGGCCCTCGTCGAGGAACTGGTCGACCGCATGGCGGACACCCTCGAGACGACGAGCGACGAGCTCGATTCGCTCTCGACCCGGGTCTTCACCTTCGACGTCAGCGCCAACGGCAACGCCCGGCGCGAGGCGTCCGCGCCGAAGCGCCGCGACCTCGCCCTGCGCCGGCTCCTGCGCGCCATCGGCCGGCGCGGCAAGGCGCTGGCGAAGCTGCGCGCCTCGCTGCTCGGCTTCGGCCGCATCCTGCCCTACGTCGCCGGCGAGGCCGAGAGCTGGTTGAAGCCCGAGGAGAAGGCCCGCTTCGAGAGCCTGCGCCTCGACGTCACCTCCCTCGACGAGTTCGAGACCCGGCTCTCCGAGACCGTGCAGTTCCTGCTCGACGCCACCCTCGGCCTCATCAACATGGAGCAGAACAACACCTTCCGGGTGCTGACCGTGGTCTCGGTGATCGGGATCCCGCCGACCCTGATGGCCTCGGTCTACGGCATGAACTTCAAGCACATGCCGGAGCTGGACTGGGCCTGGGGGTATCCCTACGGGCTCGCGGTGATCGCCGCGAGCGCGCTGGTCCCGGCCGTGTACTTCAAGCTGAGGGGCTGGTTCTGA